In Oryza sativa Japonica Group chromosome 3, ASM3414082v1, one DNA window encodes the following:
- the LOC4333781 gene encoding uncharacterized protein At4g38062: protein MSRSFFPTCSSLKVEMEEMCREMDELRSEVEALTAECRAKAELAEGLKRAGAEQAARLREARAEAERQAREVAARDEEISSSGEARRELEARLAEKEQALRHLCAAHEGLRSSARERSDALEAEKRELVAALEESEARRLEQEAAARSCGEEVARLRRLLSEKEKKCSEAEQRALAPKEVMMRDDMLLKMEDQKAAVEGKLKWKSEQFRHLEDALKKVQDEFRAAKKEWGSDRSMLVDQIGTLEVNLDSKTRMAEDFRSRLEMCSQALAHEEGRRKLLEAEMSELKHLYGNVVSDYEEARSTIESLAAKRDGEIASLRSSLAEKVTLLKEMEYGKARLEQENEDMRSSLKEHQEAQIGGADAVVSLKVLQQKFRALEQTHRNCIDKLRDKEAEWKTQMEKLGSELDGCLSQLDSKDTLIKQMQIELLSSYSSLEMQAVQNWEASVALVIVESKLYDSCSYFETIQLDMQKNCAQLEHNFAAARKQLEEDNCAIAQSQAERAQQVEVIATLHQRIEQLEHMEKEREEMQRQLDTYNLDNASRDVHCLKGESSEEEKGLHEKLQKALSDLDEAYSAVSERESELSQIEINLHKQKQAMEHLEELKLSMENELKGYMDENNVLKRDLIATTEIEKSLREEKEKLLGALNEANSALSEKNCELRQSEIILHQQKQALEHLEELRVNMETEIKGYIDEICVLKRDLDATHMAKIEAEKTYSEENEKLLCALDEVNCCLLDKKNELDQVTENLHQQMQAVEEFEKLRVSMETELGRYMDENSVLKSDLVSALNSKMDAEESLREEKDKLCSIIDERCRNIDELQQHIAVLEEENLDKKLDVAGLIKSEADRSIQEVNRKYSEIVEVFDKKLLELETRLSFFEQKYTCREQELMEMFDQEEADWYTLIAEKENAISEIQENVESAQVDIKHLVESASEKLAEVQVEVRQLYCLAGNLNSLNLIQEHDNLFKDMLIEECERELKAVQVNLALEKQQSNNLKNDLEQLKAKATAEMLENVKEHLEVANKLRSLEERKEVLDEHVGELKSRTKNMCNAFVQERKNLFDELTGLVDTIGAAIHVDEDLMTSLTKIMHKVNNEEAFRNSSSKEMLSSENINARNSAPLVRNKSVQLPDRRLPLKEHNY from the exons ATGTCCCGCTCCTTCTTCCCGACCTGCTCCTCCCTCAAAG TGGAAATGGAGGAGATGTGCAGGGAGATGGACGAGCTGAGGTCGGAGGTGGAGGCGCTCACGGCAGAGTGCCGCGCCAAGGCGGAGCTCGCCGAGGGGCTCAAGCGGGCGGGCGCCGAGCAGGCGGCGCGGCTCCGGGAggcgagggcggaggcggagaggcaGGCGCGGGAGGTCGCCGCCCGGGACGAGGAGATCTCCTCCTCGGGGGAGGCGCGCCGGGAGCTGGAGGCCAGGCTCGCGGAGAAGGAGCAGGCGCTGCGGCACCTCTGCGCGGCGCACGAGGGGCTCAGGAGCAGCGCCAGGGAGAGGAGCGATGCCCTGGAGGCGGAGAAGCGGGAGCTCGTCGCGGCGCTGGAGGAGTCCGAGGCGAGGCGGCTCGAGCAGGAGGCGGCCGCGCGCTCGTGCGGCGAGGAGGTTGCCCGGCTCAGGAGGTTGCTGTCGGAGAAGGAAAAGAAGTGCTCGGAGGCTGAGCAGAGGGCATTGGCACCGAAGGAGGTGATGATGAGGGACGATATGCTGCTGAAAATGGAGGACCAGAAGGCCGCCGTCGAGGGGAAGCTCAAGTGGAAATCTGAGCAGTTTAGGCACCTCGAGGATGCACTCAAAAAGGTCCAGGATGAATTCAGGGCCGCGAAGAAGGAATGGGGCTCTGATAGATCAATGTTGGTTGATCAGATTGGCACTCTTGAGGTCAATTTGGATTCCAAGACCAGAATGGCTGAGGATTTTCGGTCAAGGCTCGAGATGTGCAGCCAGGCATTAGCCCATGAGGAAGGCCGCCGGAAGCTGCTCGAGGCGGAGATGTCTGAATTGAAACACTTGTATGGTAATGTGGTCTCCGATTATGAAGAGGCGAGGTCCACAATTGAGTCGCTTGCCGCAAAGCGGGATGGGGAGATCGCATCGTTGAGAAGCTCACTGGCTGAGAAGGTCACATTGCTCAAGGAAATGGAGTATGGGAAGGCACGTCTTGAGCAAGAAAATGAGGATATGCGATCTTCGTTGAAGGAACACCAGGAGGCTCAGATTGGTGGTGCAGATGCTGTAGTTTCATTGAAGGTTCTGCAGCAGAAGTTCCGAGCTCTAGAACAGACGCATAGAAACTGCATTGATAAGCTGAGAGATAAAGAGGCAGAATGGAAAACACAGATGGAGAAGCTTGGGAGTGAGCTGGATGGATGCTTGTCACAGTTAGATTCTAAAGATACACTTATCAAGCAAATGCAGATTGAGCTTCTGAGCAGTTATAGCTCCCTGGAGATGCAAGCTGTGCAGAATTGGGAAGCTTCAGTAGCTCTTGTTATTGTAGAATCAAAACTTTATGATTCTTGCTCATATTTTGAAACGATTCAACTGGATATGCAGAAGAACTGTGCACAACTTGAGCACAATTTTGCTGCTGCAAGAAAGCAGTTAGAGGAAGATAACTGTGCCATTGCTCAATCTCAAGCTGAGCGGGCACAACAAGTTGAGGTAATAGCAACATTGCATCAAAGAATTGAGCAGCTTGAACACATGGAAAAGGAACGTGAAGAGATGCAAAGGCAGCTTGATACATACAATCTTGACAATGCATCAAGAGATGTTCACTGCTTAAAAGGTGAATCTTCAGAAGAGGAAAAAGGCCTGCATGAGAAACTGCAGAAAGCATTATCTGATTTGGATGAAGCATACTCTGCAGTTTCTGAGCGGGAGAGTGAGCTGAGCCAAATAGAAATCAATCTTCATAAGCAAAAACAAGCAATGGAGCATTTGGAAGAGCTCAAACTTTCTATGGAAAATGAACTAAAGGGCTATATGGATGAGAACAATGTACTGAAAAGAGATCTTATTGCAACAACAGAAATTGAAAAGTCCctaagagaagaaaaggagaaattaCTAGGTGCTCTCAATGAAGCAAACTCTGCCCTTTCTGAGAAGAACTGTGAACTGAGACAATCTGAAATCATTCTTCATCAGCAAAAGCAAGCACTAGAACATTTGGAAGAACTGAGAGTCAATATGGAGACTGAAATCAAGGGCTACATTGATGAAATTTGTGTCCTGAAGAGGGATCTAGATGCTACCCATATGGCTAAAATAGAAGCCGAGAAGACTTACAGTGAAGAAAATGAGAAGTTGCTATGTGCTCTTGATGAAGTAAACTGTTGTCTTTTGGACAAGAAGAATGAGCTTGACCAAGTCACAGAAAATCTTCATCAGCAAATGCAAGCAGTGGAAGAATTTGAAAAGTTGAGAGTTAGTATGGAAACTGAGCTAGGGCGCTACATGGATGAAAACTCTGTGCTAAAGAGTGATCTGGTTTCTGCTCTTAATTCCAAAATGGATGCTGAAGAGTCTCTTAGGGAAGAAAAGGATAAGTTATGCAGTATAATAGATGAGAGGTGCAGGAATATTGACGAGCTTCAGCAACACATCGCTGTGCTGGAAGAAGAAAATTTAGATAAAAAGCTTGATGTGGCAGGTCTTATCAAGTCAGAGGCTGACAGGTCCATTCAAGAAGTCAATAGAAAGTACTCTGAAATCGTTGAGGTCTTTGACAAAAAGCTTTTGGAACTTGAAACAAGGCTCAGTTTCTTCGAACAGAAATACACATGCAGAGAGCAAGAACTCATGGAAATGTTTGATCAGGAGGAAGCTGATTGGTATACACTaattgcagaaaaagaaaatgctatTTCTGAAATTCAAGAAAATGTTGAATCTGCTCAAGTTGACATTAAGCACCTAGTCGAATCTGCTTCAGAAAAGCTAGCAGAAGTTCAGGTTGAGGTTCGGCAACTATATTGTTTAGCAGGAAATCTTAATTCACTCAATCTTATCCAAGAGCATGATAATTTGTTCAAGGACATGCTCATTGAAGAATGTGAAAGAGAGCTTAAGGCAGTGCAAGTAAATTTAGCGTTGGAGAAACAACAGTCCAACAATTTGAAGAATGATCTTGAGCAACTCAAAGCCAAGGCAACTGCAGAGATGTTAGAAAATGTAAAGGAGCATCTGGAAGTTGCAAATAAGCTGAGATCTTTGGAGGAAAGAAAAGAAGTACTGGATGAGCATGTAGGAGAGTTGAAGTCTAGGACAAAGAATATGTGCAATGCCTTTGTTCAAGAGAGGAAAAATTTATTTGATGAGTTGACTGGACTGGTCGATACCATTGGAGCAGCAATTCATGTAGATGAAGATCTGATGACAAGCTTGACAAAGATCATGCATAAAGTTAATAATGAAGAAGCCTTCCGGAATTCTAGTAGCAAAGAAATGCTTAGCTCGGAGAATATAAATGCGAGGAATTCTGCACCCTTGGTCAGGAATAAATCTGTACAGCTCCCAGATAGAAGATTACCATTGAAGGAGCACAACTATTAG